CATTGATGATTGTAGCAGTGACGGCGACGTTGAAGCTCTAGTACTGGAAGTGGGTAAAGGACGAATTGGATTTTATAGGCAAGCACAAAATGTGGGTCATCATAGAAATTTTGAAACATGTTTAAATCGTTCTAAAGGAGAATATGTTCATCTTCTTCATGGCGATGATTGTGTATTGAATGGTTTTTATAAAGAAATTGAAACGCTATTTGAAAAACATCCGAACGCTGGGGCTGCTTTTACAAAGAATGGCTATTTAGACGTATGGAATAACATGTCAATCCCTGAAAAAAGTTTACGGAATAGAGCTGGAATATTGGAGGATTTCTTATTTGATATTGCTCAAGGGCAAATGTTGCAAGTTGTTGCTATGGTGGTAAAGCGGAAAGTGTATGAAGACTTAGGTGGATTCTATGCTGTCAATTATTGTGAGGATTGGGAAATGTGGATTCGAATTGCGGCACATTATCCAGTTGCCTATACTCCTAACTGTCTTGCGTTATACAGAGGTGGTCAAAATAATGCTGCAAGCATTACTAGTACCTCAATGGTCAAGGGCGAGAATTTCAAGAATATGTATAAAGCAATTGAGCTTAGCCAACAGTATTTGCCTGTGGAAAAGAGAAGGTTTATAAAGAATATGGCGAAAAAGCGATACTCTATGCATATAGCCAAAGCTTCTAATAATATTTATGACTATAGTAGTAAGGTGGCATTTAAGCAAGCCTTATGTGCACTGAAAATGCACCAAAATAGTAGAACTGTTTATTGGGTAATGCGACTTTACCTTAAACATTTTCGTCATTTAGTTATGGGAAAATCCATTAAGAATCACCAGTTAGAAATTAATGCTACACAAGCCTAAAATTCATAACCCTAAAAACCTAATTGCAGAGGTGTAATTAGGAAATGATAGTGAAACAATTGACCCTATAAATTAAAATTTACTTTTCATGGCAAATGCAAAAGCACAATTAAGTTGGGTAATTAAGCCTCAAACGCCTTGGTTAGGTGCCAGCTTAGCAGAGTTGATTTCTTACAAAGATTTATTATTAAGACTAGTTCGAAAGGAGTTTCTTACTTCATATCAACAAACATTACTTGGTCCGCTTTGGGTATTGGTACAACCATTACTAACTGTTGCCACATCAATCCTTATTTTTAATAAGGTAATTGGTATATCTACAGATGGAGTTCCTCCTGTATTATATTATTTAACTGGTATTACGCTTTGGGGGTTGTTTTCAGATATTTTTACAAATACTTCACTTACGTTTATACAAAATGAAAAAGTATTTAGTAAAGTATATTTTCCACGAATTATTTCTCCGTTATCCATCGTTTTATTAAACTTATTTCGGTTTAGTATACAACTGGTATTTCTGATAATTACAATAATATATTATTACCTAACTGGCCAGGTTGAACTACATATAAGTACTTGGATAATTGCCTTCCCGATGATTTTATTAACCATTATGATGGGATTCGGGGCTGGTATGTTTTTTTCTGTAATTACAGCCAAGTATAGAGATCTTACTCACTTGTTGCAATTGCTAATACGCCTATTAATGTTTGTCTGCCCTGTATTTTACCCTTTGTCAATTGTACCTGAAAAACATAAATGGCTTATGAATTTAAATCCACTTACTACTCAATTTGAACTATACAGATATGCTTTTTTGGGAACAGGAACTTTTACGCCAAATCAAATTATTTATAGTGTAGTTGGTTCTATTGTATTGTTGAGTGGAAGCATGCTGCTATTCAATAGAATGAGTGATAAGTTAATTGATGTTGTTTAAATAAATGGAAGTTGTTTAAAGTAAATTAAATCACATGAGTAAGTCTGTAATAGAAGTTGATAATATATCCAAACGCTATCGTTTAGGCACTATAAGTACAGGAAGACTTAAGCAAGATGTTACGTTATGGTGGAATAATAATATTTTAAAGAAGAAAGATCCATTTTTCCACCAATCTGATGGACAATATATTGCTGATAATAAGGATTATTTATGGGCATTAAAAAATGTCAGTTTTGATATAAAGGAAGGTGAAGTATGTGGTATCATTGGTCGAAACGGAGCTGGCAAGTCAACACTTCTAAAAGTCTTATCTCGTATTACCCGCCCTACATTTGGACAGGTAAGAGGAATTGGTAAAATAAGTAGTTTATTAGAGGTTGGAACAGGCTTTCATCCTGAACTTACAGGGAGAGAAAATATTTATATCAGCGGTTCGATGTTGGGTATGAAGAAAAGCGAAATCCAATCGCAATTTGATGAAATTGTTGAATTCTCTGGTATTAGCCAATTTATAGATACACCAGTTAAGAGATATTCATCTGGTATGTATGTTAGATTGGCATTTGGAGTAGCTGCTCACCTGGATCCTGATATTCTTATTGTCGATGAAGTATTAGCTGTTGGTGATGCCGAATTTCAAAAGAAGTGCTTGGGAAAGATGAAGGATGTTTCTGCTAAAAAAGGCCGAACAATAATCTTTGTGAGCCACAATATGCAAGCTATAAACAATTTATGCTCACGCACAATTTGGATGCAAAAAGGAAGTATTTGTGCAAATGGTGAAACGCTAACTGTAGTAAATAAATACTTAAGTGCTTATCAAAAGAAACTCTGGAAACAAGAATGGACATCTTTAGACGAGGCGCCGGGTAATAACTTAATTAAAATAAAGTCTATTGAAATAGTTCCACATTTGGAAGACCCGTTAGCCCCTATTGATATTCGTACACCTCTAACGCTAAGGTTTAGTTTTATAAACTATAGTCAGAATTTGAACCTTTCAGCTTCTCTTGGACTATTTACGTTAGGTGGTGATTGTGTTTTCAACATTCCTTCAAAATCTTCAATACATGAAGAAGGTGTTATAAAAGGAGAATGTACTATACCTGGTTGGTTTCTAAATGACGGTTCATACTATATTTCATTGTACTTCATTAAAGATGCATCTCGCTCTATTTTTGAATATGAAGAGTGTCTTCATTTTGATGTAGCCGATTACCGTGAAAATATTAATCGCTATGACAAATGGCAGGGATATGTAAGGCCCCATTTTCCATTTGAATTAAAAGCTTGCAAAGAATTAGAAACTGTTCTTGTCAAGTAAAAAGGCATAGGCATCGGACAAAATTTTGTGAAGAATATTTTGATTACACCAATATGGCTCCATATTATATATATCAACTCAATCTAGAGCAGCAAATGGATATTTATGACCAGTTAAAAGAACATGGTCGTTATTATATTCAAATTTGGTGGCGACAGATACCACTAGGGTTTTTATATATTGAGGAGGACGACAAACTAGATAGGTATGATTTACAATTGAAAATCATACGTGCTATTAAGCTTTGTGTAGATTACTATCAGTCAAACAGTAATGCTTCTGAGAAAAATTACATAAGCTCATTTTTAAATAATGATCAGCAGACATTTTTATCAATAATGAACGAGATTTTTGTTTCCTATGAAACGAAGATTACTCAACAAGTAATTGATGTATCTGTTATTATCTGTACCCACAATAGAAGTAAAGATTTGTTTAATTGCTTGACTTCTTTATATGAACAGCAATGTGTTCCACAGGAAGTCATTGTTGTTGATAATGCTCCAATTGATGATTCTACAAAAAAGGTCACCGAGCAATTCCCTGGTATAGTCTATTTTAAAGAAGAAAGGAAAGGATTGAGCTACGCTCGAAATACAGGTGTAAAATTAGCCACTTCGTCAATTATAGCATTTACAGATGATGATGTAAAAGTTCACCCACTATGGTTGCATAGAGTATGGGAAACGTTCCTTACTCCAGAAGTAAAAGCTATGACGGGACTTGTTATTCCTATTTCATTAGATACAGAAAGTCAACAGTTATTTGAAAAATTCTGGGGATTTACTAAAAACTATTGTGATAGAGAGTTTACATATAGTTTTATTGAAAGGGGATTGAAAAAAGCGCCAGAGGTTTGGTCTATCGGTGCTGGAGCAAATATGGCCTTTCGAAAGAATGTTTTTGAAAGTATAGGGTTGTTTGATGAAAGACTAGGTGCAGGAGCATCGGGCTGTAGTGAAGATTCGGAACTGTGGTTTCGGGTTTTGCTTAATGGTCATCGAATACATTATAATCCTAGGGCTATAACTTATCATAATCATCGTAGTGATATGAAGTCACTCCGAAAGCAACTTTATTACTATGCAAGGGGGCATATGGCAGCTGCACTTATCCAAGAACTATTGATTAAAGATGCAGGCTATAAAAAACGCGTATATATTGGTTACCCTAAGTTTTACTTGCGTCGCCTAATCAAAGGCTTTCCTTTTTATAATAATAGAAATAGAACATTATTAAGTGAAATAATGGGTTGGTTTGCTGGAATTCGTTTTTATAAGAAATATTGCAAAAAACAAATAAGTCATTATAAAGGAAAACAAAGAGTTATCACCGATTCTGTAAACCAATCTAAAGCTATATGAATGTAAGAGTATGGTATAGAAAGATGCGGAAGCGGATAGAAAACAAAGCGATTGTACTCATGTACCATCGGGTTGCTGATCTTTTAATTGATCCATTTGAACTGTCTGTTAGTACAGCAAATTTTGAAAAGCAAGTATACCTTTTAAAGAAAAACTATAATGTTTTAAGCACCGAAGAAATTGTTTATAATCTTAAAAAAGGAAAGGTTACGCCTAATGCTGTCTGCCTCACATTTGATGATGGCTATTCGGATAATTATATAAATGCATTACCAGTATTAGAAAAATATAAATGTCAGGCAACTTTTTATATTACTACAGGACTTGTGGGGAAACCACAATTATATTGGTGGGATGAATTGCAATACATCTTTTTGCATACCCCAATTCTGCCTAAAAAATTAGAAATTGATATAAATGGTGAACTTATTGAGGAAGATTTACAAAACAATGGAGTTTTGCTTGCAAGTGACTGGTTCAGAAGTAGAAGTTGGCTTTTTGAAGATATCCCTCCCACTCAAAGGTGTAGCCTTTTTAAGAATATTTGGGCAAAGCTTAAACCTTTGCCGCATGAAGAGCAACGTTGTGTGTTAAAGAAGTTAAAGACGTGGGCAAATCTTCCACCATTTTTTGGAACGGACTTTTTTCCAATGACTAATGAGCAATTAAAAGAAGTTAGTAAGAATCCCTTAATAAGTTTGGGAATACATACACATACACATCCTTCTTTGGCTCTTTGTGACAATGATACGCAGAACAATGAAATTGTTGATTGCAAGAACTATTTGCAAGACTTCAAAACGCATACGATTCCTACAATTTCCTATCCATTTGGAGAATTTAATGATCAAACGTTAGCTATTGCTAAAAAAGAACAACTTATGGGTGGCTTTACAACAAATGAGCAGTTTGTAACGAAAAGAACCGATCCTTTATGTATAGGACGGTTTCAGGTAAAAAATTGGTCTGAAGGCGAATTGGAACAACATATTAAGTGCTGGCTTAAAAAATAAATGGCAACCTACTAAGTTCATATTTCAAGATTCTATATACGGGTATTGATGACGGACCAACCAAATAATACACACAGTTTAGATCTTATTTCAGTTGTAATTACTTGCTACAACCATGGCAAATATTTGACTGAAGCAATTCGCAGTATTGATAAACAACATAATGTGAATGTCGAGATTGTAGTGGTTGATGATGGTTCTACTGATAATACAAAAGCCATAGCTGAAAGTTTCCCCCATGTTAAGTATGTTTATCAGGAGAATAAAGGACTATCTGCTGCCAGAAATACTGGAATAAAGAATAGTACTGGCACCTATCTTTTATTTTTAGATGCTGACGATTGGTTGTTAGATGAATCTCTGGCTACAAACCTGAAGTACTTGAAAGAAGACCAACATTATGCTTTTGTATCAGGTACATATCAATATGCTTTTGAAAAAACAAATCAGGTTTTTGATATAATTCGTGATGTCAAAGGCAATCATTATGAGCAGTTTTTGAGAAGTAATTATATAGGGATGCATGGTGCTGTAATGTATAGAAGATGGGCCTTTGATTTTTATCAGTTCGATACAACCTTAAAGGCTAGCGAAGACTATGATATGTTTTTGCATCTTGCTAGAAAGTTCCCGGTATTTCATCACACCAGGCCTATGGCTGCTTATCGGATTCACGGCAATAACATGTCGGGAAATATTCCAATGATGCTTGAGTATACATTGAAAGTGGTTAAGCGACAGATGCCATATTTAAGAAGTGATAATGAAAAATCGGCGATTCTAAAAGGAATTAAAGGTTGGAAGTCGTGGTATTGTAATGAATTATATAAAAAGCTTTATCCACTGCCAGTATTTTCTAATAGTTATTCAAAGGCCGAATTAAATATGCTTTGGAAATATGACAAATATTTGTTGTTTAAATTTCTGGCACGTCAAAATCTTAAGCTAGGAAAAAGGTTTGGTCTCAAATTCTTACCCAAATTCGTTTTACACAAACTAAATATTGCCAGTAATACAAATCAACTACCTGCTGTAGGTAAAGTTAAAAAAGGTGACTTTAATAGAGTGTCTCCCTTAAGCGAAGAGTTTGGATATGATAGAGGGGGACCTATCGATAGATATTATATTGAAAAGTTTTTATTACATAATGCCTTTGCAATAAAAGGAAGAGTTTTAGAAATTGGTGATAATTTTTATACAACAAAGTATGGTGGAACATACGTTCAAAAAAGTGATGTTTTAAACATCTACGAAACCCCATTGGCTACAATAGTTGCCGACTTAAGTGATGCTCATCAACTTCCAAACAACGCTTTTGACTGTATTATACTTACGCAAACACTTCAATTTATTTATGACTATAAAAAGGCAATAGAAACTTGCTATCGTATATTGAAACCAGGTGGTTTACTCCTATTGACTGTTCCTGGAATTAGCAATATTGATCATGACGAATGGAAAGATTTTTGGCTGTGGTCATTTACTTCAAAGTCAGTTGAGAGGATATTGTTAGAGTGTTTTTCTCCTGACGCTATAAATGTTCAGACACATGGCAACGTATTAAGTGCCACATCTTTTTTATATGGCATGGGAGTTATAGAATTAACAAATCATCAATTAAACTATACGGACCCACATTATCAATTAGTGATTACAGCAACAGCCAAGAAAAACTAGATTTCCGACTAGGCTTTGCATTAAGAGCTCCAATTTCCTTACAAAAACGTATTTCTCGTTTCTTATTCTATCTATGTGCCTAAGTGAAGACTGCCCTTTTCTATTACTTATTTCTTACAAATGATTACAATGAATTCTTCACGTATCTATTACCCTGGTATTTGCATTTATGCATTGTTGGTGGCATTATTATCAATAGCACTAACATTCCAAGCTAACGCACAAGTCAATTTTACATCTAGTGGCTTATCTGGAGCAAGTCTAACAAACCCTACTTCTTTGCAATTTGGGCCGGATGGAAGACTTTATGTATCGCAGCAAAACGGATTAATTAAAGCATTTACTGTTGTTAGAAATGGAGCAAATAGTTATGCCGTAACTGCAACAGAAACAATTAGCTTGATCAATCAGATTCCTAATCATAATGATGATGGTACCGTAAATACTTCAGTTACTACACGTCAGGTTACTGGTATACTGGTAACCGGAACAGCTTCCCAACCTAAGATATATGTAACGTCGAGTGACAGTCGCATTGGTGGTGGTACAAGTGGGTCAGATGTAAACTTGGATACTAATTCAGGTATCATTTCACTTTTAACATGGAATGGAAGTTCTTGGACAAAAATTGATTTAGTTAGAGGATTACCAAGATCTGAAGAAAACCACTCTCCAAATGGAATACAGATAGATCCTTCTGGAAATAAACTTTATGTGTCAATGGGAGGTATCACTAACGCTGGAGCACCCTCTAATAATTTTGGCTTTACTTGTGAATATGCACTTTCTGCTGCAATTATATCAGTCGATCTGACTGCAATTAATGCATTGCCAACACAAGGTAGCGGTAACACAGCTTTTAAATATGATATTCCAACGCTTGATGATCCTACTAGAAGCAATGTGAGTGGGAAAGACGTGAATGATCCATTTGGTGGAAATGACGGGTTAAATCAGGCGAAGATAGTTGCCGGCGGACCAGTAGAGATATTTTCACCGGGCTATAGAAATCCTTATGATTTATTGATTACTAAAACGGTCGGAAAAGCTGGAAGAATTTATACTATCGATAATGGTGCTAATCCTGGCTGGGGCGGTTATCCTGAAGGTGAAGGCACTGCAAACGTTACAAATAATTATAACAGTAATGAGCCCGGTTCCACAACAGGAACCGCAACTGAAGATAAGGTCAATAACCTGGATGGTTTACACTATATTGGAACCTTAGGAACTTATGTTCCAGGTAGTTATTATGGAGGACACCCAAATCCTACTAGAGCAAATCCCAATGGTGCAGGTTTATATACCAGAAGTGGAACTACTGGTGTTTTCAGAACGCAAACTTCAGGTTCTAACCCATTACCAGTTGACTGGCCCCCTGTTGCAACAGCCAATTCAATCGAGGGCGACTTCCAACAACCTGGAACTAGCGCTTCAACGGCCTTACTAACTTTTTCAAACTCAACAAATGGAATAACAGAGTATACGGCTTCAAATTTCAATAATGCTTTAAAAGGTGCCATTCTAGCTGCTAGTTACGACGGTGCTATTTATAAAATTGGATTAACTACTGATGGTAAAAACGTTACGAACTCAAAGTCTTCAACAAATAAATTAAACCAGGATGCCCCATTCGCTAGTGGCTTTGGGTCTACTCCGTTGGATATTACAGCTCAAGGAGACAATGATATATTTCCAGGAACTGTATGGGCAGCCACTTATGGCTCTAATGCTGTTACTGTATTTGAGCCTACGGACATGGCTACCTGTACGGGGTTAGATAATAATCAGGACGATGATTTAGATGGTTATACAAACGCTGATGAAATCGATAACAATACGAATCCTTGTTCTGCTTCAAGTAAACCTGCTGACTTTGATAACGATAAAGTTTCTGACTTGAATGACCCCGATGACGATAATGATGGAATTAATGATAATGTCGATTTATTCCCAATCGATGCAAACAATGGCGGAACTACTAGCATGCCGATTAACTATGAATTGCTGAATAATAGTCCTGGTACAGGATTTTTTGGACTGGGATTCACCGGCTTGATGAGCAACAAACAAACTGGTAATAATTATCTAAATACATACAACCCTGATAATCTTGTAGCTGGTGGTGCTATAGGTGCATTTACAATTGTTGATGTTTCACCAAAAGATGCGCTGGGTACATTAAATAACCAGGAAAATGGTTTCCAATTTGGTGTTAAAGCTGGAAATGCTCCTTTCACTATATCCTCTAAAATGTTAGGGCCGTTCTTTAATAACAAAACACCGTCAGGAAATCAATCGCAAGGTATATTTATCGGTACGGGCGATCAAAGTAATTATTTAAAAATTACCCTAAATGCCAATGGTGGTGTTGGTGGTATTCAGGTAGTAGTAGAAAATAATGACGTCCCTGTTAGTTCACAATTTTCTATAAGTGGAGGCATTCCAAATTCATCGCTCGAATTTTTCCTTTCTGTGAATCCTACAACAGGTGTTATCCAGCCTAAATACTCTTCCAACGATGGAGCGTTGATAAATGCTGGTTCACCCATTCAAGTAAGTGGAGCGCTCTTAAGTGCACTGCAGTCAGGTGGTGTTATAGCTGTTGGTATTATTTCAACCTCTATAAATGGCCCAACTTTTACTGCCACTTGGGATAATATTAAAGTAACAGCAGATGCAGTAAATACTTCTTGGACCACAGTGGCTTCTTCAGGTGTTGGTAAATGGGTAGGTGTAAGTGTAGTTGTAAATAATAAAATGTATGTTTTCTCTGGTTTTGATAATCCCCAGGTGCACATTACACCTAAGTGTGAAATATATGATCCTGCAACAAATACTTGGACATATGCTGCAGATATGCCATTCCCTGTAACGCATGCTGGTATTACTGTCGATGGTAGTAAAGTATATGTATCTGGAGGCTTCTTGTTAGGCTCTGATGGAGGTCCAAATACTGATAAGTTACAGATTTATGATGCAAATACTAACACATGGAGCTTTGGACCTAGCCTTCCTGAGTTATGTGGTGGTAATGCTCTTGTACGTGTTGGTCGTAAGCTTCACTCTTTTGGTGGCGTAATGACAGATAGGCAAACAGGCAACCCAGCGCATTATGTATTGGATCTAGATAACATTAACCAAGGCTGGGTTAGGAAGGCTGATATGCCTCTATCCCGCTGTCACTTCGCAAGTGCTTTCGTTGGGGGTAAAATCTATGCATTGGGAGGTCAAACAGGCCATGACGGCACGATCGCTGACGTGAAATATGTACAGGTTTATGATCCTTCAACAGATACTTGGACGCGCTTGAAGGATATGCCTTATAGTCGTTCTCACAGTGAATCAGCAACTTTTGTAATTGACGGCAAAGTATACTTGGTAGGCGGTAGGGCTAATACCACATTTAGCAATGTTCTTCCTAATGTCACATTCTATGATCCTGCTACAGATTCATGGACCGAAGACACTCCATTACCTGTTAATTTATTCGGACCAGCGGCTGAAGCAATTGGAAGTGAACTGATCGTTTCAAATGGTAGCTTTAATCAATGTTGTGATCCGCAAACTACAACCCGAAAAAGAGGGATTACTAGAACACCTAATTTCAAGATTGGATTTGTACCCGGTACTTTAAATATGTCTGTAGGTGCAGGTGGTTCAACAACTAAAGAAGTCATTCTTTGGACTTTGAGCGGAACGCCTACTTATACGATCAATACCAGCGGTTTCCCATCTTGGTTAAGTGTCACTCCAACTTCAGGGACTATCGACTTATTAGGTGGTACAGAAATAAATGTAACAGCTAATGCAGCATCACTGGCAGTTGGCAGCTATTCTGCCACTGTAATTGCTAAGGCTACTGGTTATCCGGATGCTGTATTGAATGTTTCATTGACAGTTACATCTAGCAATAAGAATGTGTTGTATGTATATGGTAGCATACCTCCGGCACAAGATGATATGAAGATGTCTTATACGGGCGCTACCGGTATGTCACAATTCAAGCAAGCATTGATAGATGTTGGTTTTAACCCAACAGAAGCTCTTGATGCAAACATCACACTAAATGCCGCAACCTTAAACCAGTATAAAATATTGATATTGGGTTCAAATAACCGTCGCTTTACTGCTGCAGAAAGTGCTGCTGTAGCTACATGGGTGAATGCAGGTGGTGGCTTAGTAGCTTGGTCTGATGCAGCTTTCGGCTGGTCGAATGGACAGTTGAATAGTTCCGAAGGTTCACTAAGTGATAATGACATCACACAACAATTTGGTTTGCAGTTCTTGCATGATAATGGCCAGCAGTCCTTTACATATAATCAGTGGGCTATTGATCATTATATTAACAAGTTCAATAAAAATGCAGGTGTCACCATTAAGGCAGAAGGTGTCAGCCCCATACGAACCAGCGGTTCAGCTACTATAGTTGGTGGTTTGCCAGCGGGTATGAGTTTGAATAGCATGGATGGTCCAGTTACAGCTGCAGATGCTGCTCTTGCAGTGGCAAAAATAGGCCAAGGACGTGTGGCTGGATTCTTTGATCGGAATGCTTTCTGGAACGGAGGAGCTGGAACAAATATTAACGAAGTGGATAATAAGGTTTTTGCACAGCGACTGTTCTTATGGGTTTCTGGTGTTGATAACGACCCAACTACTCCACCGCCTTCCAATGTTGTTTACCGCATTAATTCAGGTGGTCCGGAGATCACCACTTCGATCGGAACGTTTGCGGCCGACAATTTCTTCAGCCCAACACCTGGCTTTGTATATACTACAACGTCAGCCATCGCCGGAACAAATGACGATGCCCTGTATCAAAACGAAAGAGGCTCCGATCAGAAGCTCGGTACCTTTAGTTATGCCTTCCCGGTCAGCAATGGTACCTATACCGTGGTGTTGCACTTTGTAGAAATGTATCAAACAGTTGTGGGTGCACGCGTGTTTGATGTAAGTATGGAAAATGTCAAGGTGCTGGATAATTACGACATCTTCAAGAAAGTGGGTAAAAACGTCGCTACTACCGAAACCTTTACGGTAACGGTGAATGACGGCACATTGAATATGCTGTTCAGCGCGCTGGCAGCCGATGGTGGTGTTAACCGTCCTGAAGTAACCGGTATCGAAATACTAACTTCAGGGGCTACAACTAATCAGCCGCCTACTGCAAATGCGGGTAATGATCAAACCATCACCCTGCCAAGTAATAGTGTTACCTTAAATGGTAGTGGTAATGATCCCGGTGGCGCAATAACCGCTTATAGCTGGCAGAAGTTAAGTGGCCCTGCCCAAGGCACCATTGCCTCCCCAGGCAGTGCATCTACCAATGTAACGGGTTTGGTTCAGGGTACCTATGTCTTCCGTTTAACAGTTACCGATAATGGCAACCCGGCAGCAACAGGATTTGATGATGTAACCATTACCGTAAACGGTACTCCTACAACCAATGTTGTTTACCGCATTAATTCAGGTGGTCCGGAGATCACCACTTCGATCGGAACGTTTGCGGCCGACAATTTCTTCAGCCCAACACCTGGCTTTGTATATACTACAACGTCAGCCATCGCCGGAACAAATGACGATGCCCTGTATCAAAACGAAAGAGGCTCCGATCAGAAGCTCGGTACCTTTAGTTATGCCTTCCCGGTCAGCAATGGTACCTATACCGTGGTGTTGCACTTTGTAGAAATGTATCAAACAGTTGTGGGTGCACGCGTGTTTGATGTAAGTATGGAAAATGTCAAGGTGCTGGATAATTACGACATCTTCAAGAAAGTGGGTAAAAACGTCGCTACTACCGAAACCTTTACGGTAACGGTGAATGACGGCACATTGAATATGCTGTTCAGCGCGCTGGCAGCCGATGGTGGTGTTAACCGTCCTGAAGTAACCGGTATCGAAATACTAACTTCAGGGGCTACAACTAATCAGCCGCCTACTGCAAATGCGGGTAATGATCAAACCATCACCCTGCCAAGTAATAGTGTTACCTTAAATGGTAGTGGTAATGATCCCGGTGGCGCAATAACCGCTTATAGCTGGCAGAAGTTAAGTGGCCCTGCCCAAGGCACCATTGCCTCCCCAGGCAGTGCATCTACCAATGTAACGGGTTTGGTTCAGGGTACCTATGTCTTCCGTTTAACAGTTACCGATAATGGCAACCCGGCAGCAACAGGATTTGATGATGTAACCATTACCGTAAACGGTACTCCTACAACAGTTACAAACTATAAGATAAATACTGGCGGTCCAGATTTAACTACATCATTTGGATCATTCACTGCTGATAATTTCTTCAGCCCTAGCCCAGGCTTTACCTTTAGTACAACTCAGCCTATAAATGGAACTGCTGATGATGCCCTTTATCAGACAGAGAGAAGTGCAACAGCTGGTAATGGTACATTCAGTTATGCATTCCCGATTAATAATGGCACGTATACTGTAATACTGCACTTTGCAGAAATTTATCAGACCGCCATAAACAGACGCTTGTTTGATGTAAGTATTGAAAATGTCAAGGTGTTAGACAATTACGACATCTTCAAGAAAGTGGGGGGCTTTACAGCTACAACGGAAACCTTTACTACTACTGTTGCTGATGGTGTACTTGATATTTACTTCAGTGCTCTTGCTGCCGATGGTGGTGTGGATAGACCAAAAGTGTCAGCAGTTGAGATTAGTCCTGTTTCTACTCCACCTGTCGCAAGTTTGAGTAATGAAGCACTTCGTACTGATAATACACAAAGCAGCACTATCATAGCCTATCCTAACCCT
This genomic interval from Flavisolibacter tropicus contains the following:
- a CDS encoding glycosyltransferase — protein: MTDQPNNTHSLDLISVVITCYNHGKYLTEAIRSIDKQHNVNVEIVVVDDGSTDNTKAIAESFPHVKYVYQENKGLSAARNTGIKNSTGTYLLFLDADDWLLDESLATNLKYLKEDQHYAFVSGTYQYAFEKTNQVFDIIRDVKGNHYEQFLRSNYIGMHGAVMYRRWAFDFYQFDTTLKASEDYDMFLHLARKFPVFHHTRPMAAYRIHGNNMSGNIPMMLEYTLKVVKRQMPYLRSDNEKSAILKGIKGWKSWYCNELYKKLYPLPVFSNSYSKAELNMLWKYDKYLLFKFLARQNLKLGKRFGLKFLPKFVLHKLNIASNTNQLPAVGKVKKGDFNRVSPLSEEFGYDRGGPIDRYYIEKFLLHNAFAIKGRVLEIGDNFYTTKYGGTYVQKSDVLNIYETPLATIVADLSDAHQLPNNAFDCIILTQTLQFIYDYKKAIETCYRILKPGGLLLLTVPGISNIDHDEWKDFWLWSFTSKSVERILLECFSPDAINVQTHGNVLSATSFLYGMGVIELTNHQLNYTDPHYQLVITATAKKN